One genomic window of Pseudomonas aeruginosa includes the following:
- the tagR gene encoding type VI secretion system-associated regulator TagR — protein MFEKAILPLALGACLAFAAPAWAEGDSPDNPKPLADDVALPLPCGGEMVFRHVYVLAEGALDDREVNLGYAFNEGEAGYQQSFISGYRRDYVNGQFSLADLAPAWQQKLSASLPKPAAGTPLKPMLYFIGKYEVTARQYAAVMSQAAALSGQGEAPACDVPDGMAARLPKVNLSRFDAERFGAVYSAWLLKNHPELLPVSGRGKNPEDGGIGFVRLPTEVEWEFAARGGQAVSRQELEGRLFPRKVEGSDQEGPLGDWAVYNQVAGGTGQAARLLPVGMKRPNPLGLFDVIGNAAEMVQESFQLVHAGRRQGTYGGFVVKGGNYLEGEMTLFTGMRREYPLFAADGSEQRNETTGFRVAIGALSAPRSRYPELFAQWQKEGRLAALTDAIDDAQDPTKQLDGIIAATRDPQMQAQLAQINEELKRNVSLIARQREEAAGNLIQSAALVAETINNYNIRLTNLKKDREKAVAARDQATAQLYAGAIANGRSALDGALAIYIDNLATGTRYTDAVIQAQFQRIQEELNRNPVLGKSLVKRATLFVKHVGDYRQQHRAEPEAVLKELLASSGR, from the coding sequence ATGTTTGAGAAAGCCATTCTTCCGCTCGCACTCGGCGCCTGCCTGGCATTTGCCGCGCCGGCCTGGGCCGAAGGCGACTCGCCGGACAATCCCAAGCCGCTGGCCGACGACGTCGCCCTGCCGCTGCCGTGTGGCGGCGAGATGGTCTTCCGGCATGTCTACGTACTCGCCGAAGGCGCCCTCGACGATCGCGAGGTCAACCTCGGCTACGCCTTCAACGAAGGCGAGGCGGGCTACCAGCAGTCGTTCATCTCCGGCTACCGGCGCGACTACGTGAACGGCCAGTTCAGCCTCGCCGACCTGGCACCGGCCTGGCAGCAGAAGCTCTCCGCCAGCCTGCCGAAGCCTGCCGCCGGCACCCCGCTGAAGCCGATGCTGTACTTCATCGGCAAGTACGAGGTGACCGCCCGCCAGTACGCCGCGGTGATGAGCCAGGCGGCCGCGCTCTCCGGCCAGGGCGAGGCGCCGGCCTGCGACGTGCCGGACGGGATGGCCGCGCGGCTGCCCAAGGTCAACCTCTCGCGCTTCGACGCCGAACGCTTCGGCGCGGTGTACAGCGCCTGGCTGCTGAAGAACCACCCGGAACTGCTGCCGGTCAGCGGCCGCGGCAAGAATCCCGAGGACGGCGGCATCGGCTTCGTCCGCCTGCCCACCGAGGTCGAGTGGGAGTTCGCCGCGCGCGGCGGCCAGGCGGTAAGCCGCCAGGAACTGGAAGGCCGGCTGTTCCCGCGCAAGGTCGAGGGCAGCGACCAGGAAGGCCCGCTGGGCGACTGGGCGGTGTACAACCAGGTCGCCGGCGGCACCGGCCAGGCCGCGCGACTGTTGCCGGTAGGGATGAAGCGGCCGAACCCGCTGGGCCTGTTCGACGTGATCGGCAATGCCGCGGAGATGGTCCAGGAGTCCTTCCAACTGGTCCACGCCGGTCGCCGGCAGGGCACATATGGCGGTTTCGTGGTGAAGGGCGGGAACTATCTCGAAGGCGAGATGACTCTATTCACCGGGATGCGCCGCGAATACCCGCTGTTCGCCGCCGACGGCAGCGAACAGCGCAACGAGACCACCGGTTTCCGTGTCGCCATCGGCGCGCTGTCCGCGCCGCGCTCGCGCTATCCCGAGCTGTTCGCCCAGTGGCAGAAGGAAGGCCGACTAGCGGCATTGACCGATGCCATCGATGACGCTCAAGATCCCACCAAGCAATTGGACGGAATCATTGCCGCCACCCGCGACCCGCAGATGCAGGCGCAGTTGGCCCAGATAAACGAGGAACTCAAGCGTAACGTTTCGTTGATCGCCCGGCAGCGCGAAGAGGCCGCCGGAAACCTGATACAGTCGGCGGCACTGGTCGCCGAGACGATCAACAACTACAACATACGCCTGACCAACCTCAAGAAGGACAGGGAGAAAGCCGTGGCAGCCAGGGATCAGGCGACCGCCCAGCTCTATGCCGGCGCCATCGCCAACGGGCGCAGCGCCCTCGATGGCGCATTGGCCATCTACATCGACAACCTCGCCACCGGCACCCGTTACACCGACGCGGTGATCCAGGCGCAGTTCCAGCGCATCCAGGAAGAACTCAATCGCAACCCGGTTCTGGGCAAGAGCCTGGTCAAGCGCGCGACCCTGTTCGTCAAACACGTCGGAGATTATCGCCAGCAGCACCGGGCCGAGCCGGAGGCGGTATTGAAGGAATTGCTCGCGTCCAGCGGGCGTTGA
- the tagS gene encoding type IV secretion associated ABC transporter permease TagS, whose translation MRAGLLLSLAWADYRGEARLSLCAIFALAAVITPLLVLFGLKYGLVSTLTERLERAPSVREIIPVGGARYRAEDIAALAARADVAFAVPRTRQIAATADLSGGGETALSVEMIPSAAGDPLLAGLPQPDRPTRVVLSHGAAEKLGAQPGERIVARIGRRMDGQAQSQRLELDVLAVLPQERFARDALFAPLALLEAAEDYRDGRAVAAYGWPGKAGETPRARIYPGFRLYARDLDAVEGLRRHFVASGVEVATQAEAIAQVRSLSRNLGLVFWIVAALAIGGAFAAIAASSLAAVERKRRALAVLRLLGFPTAALVGFVMLLALFSAVFGLFLAGLLYAATAGALNHLFDNQSGEFVCRLLPSHYLTALLATLLCSVLAAASGGWRAARIEAAEGLRDV comes from the coding sequence ATGCGCGCCGGCCTGCTGCTCTCGCTGGCCTGGGCCGACTACCGCGGCGAGGCGCGCCTGTCGCTCTGCGCGATCTTCGCCCTGGCGGCGGTGATCACCCCGCTGCTGGTGCTGTTCGGCCTCAAGTACGGCCTGGTCAGCACCCTCACCGAGCGGCTGGAGCGCGCGCCTTCTGTGCGCGAGATCATTCCGGTCGGCGGCGCCCGCTACCGTGCCGAGGACATCGCCGCCCTGGCCGCACGCGCGGACGTCGCCTTCGCCGTGCCGCGCACCCGGCAGATCGCCGCCACCGCCGACCTCAGCGGCGGCGGCGAGACCGCCCTGAGCGTCGAGATGATTCCCAGCGCCGCCGGCGACCCGCTGCTGGCCGGCCTGCCGCAACCCGACCGGCCGACCCGCGTGGTGCTCAGCCACGGCGCCGCGGAAAAACTCGGCGCCCAGCCTGGCGAGCGCATCGTCGCGCGCATCGGCCGGCGCATGGATGGCCAGGCACAGAGCCAGCGCCTGGAGCTGGATGTGCTCGCGGTGCTGCCGCAGGAGCGTTTCGCCCGCGACGCGCTGTTCGCCCCGCTGGCCCTGCTGGAAGCCGCCGAGGACTATCGCGACGGTCGCGCGGTGGCCGCCTACGGCTGGCCGGGGAAGGCCGGCGAGACCCCGCGCGCACGCATCTACCCGGGCTTCCGCCTGTACGCCCGCGACCTCGATGCGGTGGAAGGGCTGCGCCGGCACTTCGTCGCGAGTGGCGTGGAAGTCGCCACCCAGGCCGAGGCCATCGCCCAGGTGCGCAGCCTCAGCCGCAACCTCGGCCTGGTGTTCTGGATCGTCGCCGCGCTGGCCATCGGCGGTGCCTTCGCCGCCATCGCCGCCAGCAGCCTGGCCGCCGTCGAACGCAAGCGCCGCGCCCTGGCGGTGCTGCGTCTGCTGGGCTTCCCGACCGCCGCGCTGGTCGGCTTCGTCATGCTCCTGGCGCTGTTCAGCGCCGTCTTCGGCCTGTTCCTCGCCGGGCTGCTGTACGCCGCCACGGCCGGCGCGCTGAACCACCTGTTCGACAACCAGAGCGGCGAGTTCGTCTGCCGCCTGCTGCCCAGCCACTACCTGACGGCGCTGCTCGCCACGCTGCTGTGCAGCGTCCTGGCCGCCGCCAGCGGCGGCTGGCGCGCGGCGCGGATCGAAGCCGCAGAGGGATTACGCGATGTTTGA
- the tagT gene encoding type IV secretion associated ABC transporter ATP-binding protein TagT, with the protein MILRLHEVARSHGAGRQRYRLRVPALELRAGRQLAIVGPSGCGKSTLLDLLALALAPDPGGRFEFLAGERPQDIAALWRDGRQDRLAALRRQHCGYVLQSGGLLEFLDVRRNIGLPCALLGAPSAERVQALAERLEIGDQLDKKPAALSVGQRQRVAIARALAHAPRLLLADEPTAALDPLNAERVMRLLVEQARERGACTVVATHDERLARAAGLEVLAIRWQREADDSVGACLEEVG; encoded by the coding sequence ATGATCCTGCGCCTGCACGAGGTCGCCCGCAGCCACGGCGCCGGTCGCCAGCGCTACCGCCTGCGGGTGCCGGCGCTGGAATTGCGCGCGGGTCGCCAGCTGGCCATCGTCGGCCCCAGCGGCTGCGGCAAGAGCACCCTGCTCGACCTGCTGGCGCTGGCCCTGGCGCCGGACCCGGGCGGGCGCTTCGAATTCCTCGCCGGGGAACGCCCGCAGGACATCGCCGCGCTCTGGCGCGACGGCCGCCAGGACCGCTTGGCGGCGCTGCGCCGGCAGCACTGCGGCTACGTGCTGCAAAGCGGCGGGTTGCTCGAGTTCCTCGATGTGCGGCGCAACATCGGACTGCCCTGCGCGTTGCTCGGCGCCCCATCCGCCGAGCGCGTACAGGCGCTGGCCGAGCGGCTGGAAATCGGCGACCAGCTGGACAAGAAACCGGCGGCGCTGTCGGTCGGCCAGCGCCAGCGGGTCGCCATCGCTCGCGCCCTGGCGCATGCGCCGCGCCTGTTGCTGGCCGACGAGCCGACCGCGGCGCTCGACCCGCTGAACGCCGAACGGGTGATGCGCCTGCTGGTGGAGCAGGCCCGCGAGCGCGGCGCCTGCACCGTGGTCGCCACCCACGACGAACGCCTGGCTCGCGCCGCCGGCCTGGAAGTCCTGGCCATCCGCTGGCAACGCGAGGCCGACGACAGCGTCGGCGCCTGCCTCGAGGAAGTTGGCTGA
- the ppkA gene encoding serine/threonine protein kinase PpkA, whose translation MDIELPGFDIERELGEGAMATVYLATQRSLQRKVALKVMAAALAADPSFAERFLREGRTLARLSHPNTVTIHDIGNVGSCYYMAMEYLPNGTLKERIQQGLDPELGLVYVRQVAAALGYAHSQGLVHRDVKPANILFRADGTAVLSDFGIAKSIEDNTQFTQVGFAVGTPSYMSPEQARGQEIDGRADLYALGVVLYEILTGKLPYNGKDSLSTALAHLTEPLPELPIEQGRYQDILRQLLAKDPAERFPTAGALIAALDRLAPSALEATQIRPLATPQGSPRASNPPPAEPAPMPPADLGGLQPVSIQLPPVTPSAGGATPPPPPPSQAAKPPSPPPPPLPPAKPRAGGSRTPLIAAAAAAVLLAIGGGAWWLLGSGDAPSAADPAPLGQTPADKPQQQTPVADAEQDGGERPLLMPGKKTLFQRVLTKPGAAISAEAGGPPRAGAVPAFSVLYVYARKQVGGSPWLRVGASSNGEGDGWLPASAVSDWKQSLVLKFTERSGRAPVMFLNSAEQVERLLGDTRAARDTLTQAVDHKGDPQVVAVEPNDRAIPQDQFYLLPIFDSKESFDADGQPAQLLEVASIDPGGSAAAPQAPGQAGQGGASGAASDTFRTGIVLVVDTSVSMQPYIDRVREVIDGLQRQIGERGDLDKVSFGLVGFRNNTDKTPGLEYVSKTLVPLQPGNDAQRFAELSSQVRATDVSSHSFNEDAFAGIMQAVDEMDWSPYAGRVVLLVTDAGALRKNDPLGRTQMNEAEVRQAALRKGVKIYALHLRTPAGKNNHGYAEQQYRSLTADANPKIADLYIPVAGGEVNAFGNTVKEIGTVFADLVHDAGNRKPQAPRFDAAPSVASKSAAIGYAMQMEFLGRRDPVRAPQVVTAWTADRDLTNPALPAFQVCVLLSKLQLNELQQSLKLIVDAAKRTQTSPKDFFQEIASASAYMSRDPAQLVKGSNLAQSGVLGEYLEGLPYRSKSLNMTQDLWLSLSVAEQQDFIDELESKIRLYETFHNDVANWVRFGDADAGDALYRVPLSTLP comes from the coding sequence ATGGACATAGAACTTCCGGGATTCGACATCGAACGCGAGCTGGGCGAAGGCGCCATGGCCACGGTCTACCTGGCCACCCAGCGCTCGCTGCAGCGCAAGGTGGCGCTGAAGGTGATGGCCGCGGCGCTGGCCGCCGACCCGAGCTTCGCCGAACGCTTCCTGCGCGAAGGTCGGACCCTGGCGCGGCTGTCGCACCCGAACACGGTGACCATCCACGACATCGGCAACGTCGGCAGTTGCTACTACATGGCCATGGAATACCTGCCCAACGGCACGCTCAAGGAGCGCATCCAGCAGGGCCTCGATCCCGAGCTGGGCCTGGTCTACGTACGGCAGGTGGCCGCCGCGCTCGGCTACGCGCACTCCCAGGGCCTGGTGCATCGAGACGTGAAGCCGGCCAATATCCTGTTCCGCGCCGACGGCACCGCGGTGCTCTCGGACTTCGGCATCGCCAAGTCGATCGAGGACAATACCCAGTTCACCCAGGTCGGCTTCGCCGTCGGCACCCCCAGCTACATGAGCCCGGAGCAGGCCCGCGGGCAGGAGATCGACGGCCGCGCCGACCTCTACGCGCTGGGCGTGGTGCTCTACGAGATCCTCACCGGCAAGCTGCCCTACAACGGCAAGGATTCGCTCTCCACCGCCCTGGCCCACCTCACCGAGCCGCTGCCGGAACTGCCGATCGAACAGGGCCGCTACCAGGACATCCTGCGCCAGTTGCTGGCCAAGGACCCGGCCGAGCGCTTCCCCACCGCCGGCGCGCTGATCGCCGCCCTCGACCGCCTGGCGCCGAGCGCCCTGGAAGCCACCCAGATCCGTCCGCTGGCGACGCCGCAGGGCTCGCCTCGAGCGAGCAACCCGCCGCCGGCCGAACCCGCGCCCATGCCGCCCGCCGACCTCGGCGGCCTGCAACCGGTATCGATCCAGTTGCCGCCGGTCACGCCCAGCGCCGGCGGCGCCACGCCGCCCCCGCCTCCGCCATCGCAAGCGGCGAAACCGCCATCGCCCCCGCCGCCTCCGCTGCCACCGGCGAAGCCGCGTGCCGGCGGCAGCCGCACGCCGCTGATCGCCGCCGCCGCGGCCGCCGTGCTCCTGGCGATCGGCGGCGGCGCCTGGTGGCTGCTGGGCTCGGGCGACGCGCCGAGCGCTGCCGATCCAGCGCCGCTGGGACAGACGCCGGCGGACAAGCCGCAGCAGCAGACCCCGGTGGCCGATGCCGAACAGGACGGCGGCGAGCGTCCGCTGCTGATGCCAGGCAAGAAGACCCTGTTCCAGCGCGTCCTGACCAAACCCGGCGCGGCCATCTCCGCCGAGGCTGGCGGCCCGCCCCGGGCCGGCGCGGTGCCGGCCTTCTCGGTGCTCTACGTGTACGCCCGCAAGCAGGTCGGCGGCAGCCCCTGGCTGCGCGTCGGCGCCTCCAGCAACGGCGAGGGCGACGGCTGGCTGCCGGCCAGCGCGGTGAGCGACTGGAAGCAGAGCCTGGTGCTGAAGTTCACCGAACGCTCCGGCCGCGCGCCGGTGATGTTCCTCAACAGCGCCGAGCAGGTCGAGCGCCTGCTCGGCGATACCCGCGCAGCGCGCGACACCCTGACCCAGGCGGTGGATCACAAGGGCGATCCGCAGGTGGTCGCGGTCGAGCCCAACGACCGGGCGATCCCCCAGGACCAGTTCTACCTGCTGCCGATCTTCGACTCGAAGGAAAGCTTCGACGCCGACGGCCAGCCGGCGCAGTTGCTGGAGGTCGCCTCGATCGACCCCGGCGGCAGCGCCGCGGCACCCCAGGCGCCGGGCCAGGCCGGGCAGGGCGGCGCCAGCGGCGCGGCGAGCGACACCTTCCGCACCGGCATCGTCCTGGTGGTGGACACCTCGGTGTCGATGCAGCCCTACATCGACCGCGTGCGCGAGGTGATCGACGGCCTGCAGCGGCAGATCGGCGAGCGCGGCGACCTGGACAAGGTCAGCTTCGGCCTGGTCGGTTTCCGCAACAACACCGACAAGACCCCCGGCCTGGAATACGTCAGCAAGACCCTGGTGCCGCTGCAACCGGGCAACGACGCGCAGCGCTTCGCCGAGTTGAGCAGCCAGGTGCGCGCCACCGACGTCTCCAGCCACTCGTTCAACGAAGACGCCTTCGCCGGGATCATGCAGGCGGTCGACGAAATGGACTGGTCGCCCTACGCCGGGCGCGTGGTGCTGCTGGTCACCGACGCCGGCGCGCTGCGCAAGAACGACCCGCTCGGGCGCACCCAGATGAACGAGGCCGAGGTCCGCCAGGCGGCGCTGCGCAAGGGCGTGAAGATCTATGCCCTGCACCTGCGCACCCCGGCCGGGAAGAACAACCACGGCTACGCCGAGCAGCAGTACCGCAGCCTCACCGCCGACGCCAACCCGAAGATCGCCGACCTCTACATCCCGGTGGCCGGCGGCGAGGTGAACGCCTTCGGCAACACGGTGAAGGAGATCGGCACGGTGTTCGCCGACCTGGTCCACGACGCCGGCAACCGCAAGCCGCAGGCGCCGCGCTTCGACGCCGCGCCAAGCGTGGCGAGCAAGTCGGCGGCCATCGGCTACGCCATGCAGATGGAATTCCTCGGTCGCCGCGACCCGGTGCGCGCGCCGCAGGTCGTCACCGCCTGGACCGCCGACCGTGACCTGACCAACCCGGCGCTGCCGGCGTTCCAGGTCTGCGTGCTGCTGAGCAAGCTGCAACTCAACGAACTGCAACAGTCGCTGAAACTGATCGTCGACGCGGCCAAGCGCACCCAGACCTCGCCCAAGGACTTCTTCCAGGAAATCGCCAGCGCCAGCGCCTACATGAGCCGCGACCCGGCGCAACTGGTGAAGGGCAGCAACCTGGCGCAGAGCGGCGTGCTCGGCGAATACCTGGAAGGCCTGCCGTACCGCAGCAAGTCGCTGAACATGACCCAGGACCTCTGGCTGTCGCTGAGCGTCGCCGAACAGCAGGACTTCATCGACGAACTGGAGTCGAAGATCCGCCTCTACGAAACCTTCCACAACGACGTCGCCAACTGGGTCCGGTTCGGCGACGCCGACGCCGGCGACGCGCTGTACCGCGTGCCGCTGTCGACGCTGCCATGA
- the pppA gene encoding serine/threonine phosphatase PppA yields MVPNSVSYYRSASYSHVGMVRKVNEDASLDAPEAGLWVVADGMGGHAAGDFVSSLIVDTLRRIPAASSLPAYVGALRTGLAQVNERVRQEAGLRGVSVMGSTLVLLAARGNQASCLWAGDSRLYRLRGGVLEAISRDHSYVQELLDNALISEEEARHHPRANVVTRAVGVHEQLELSEAALHVLPGDSFLLCSDGLNKTADDSELRDVLSHSDPYAVVRSLVHLGLTRGAPDNITALVVRAF; encoded by the coding sequence ATGGTGCCCAACTCAGTCAGCTACTACAGGTCGGCCAGCTACAGCCACGTCGGCATGGTCCGCAAGGTCAACGAAGACGCCAGTCTCGACGCCCCCGAGGCGGGACTCTGGGTGGTCGCCGACGGCATGGGCGGCCACGCCGCCGGCGACTTCGTCAGCAGCCTGATCGTCGATACCCTGCGGCGCATCCCGGCGGCCTCCTCGCTACCGGCCTATGTCGGCGCGTTGCGCACCGGCCTCGCCCAGGTCAACGAGCGGGTTCGCCAGGAGGCCGGCCTGCGTGGCGTCAGCGTGATGGGCAGCACCCTGGTACTGCTCGCCGCGCGCGGCAACCAGGCGAGCTGCCTGTGGGCCGGCGACAGCCGCCTGTACCGCCTGCGCGGCGGCGTGCTGGAAGCCATCTCGCGGGACCACAGCTACGTCCAGGAGCTGCTCGACAACGCACTGATCAGCGAGGAAGAGGCGCGCCACCATCCGCGCGCCAACGTGGTCACCCGCGCGGTCGGCGTGCACGAGCAACTGGAACTGTCAGAAGCCGCGCTGCACGTGCTGCCCGGCGACAGCTTCCTGCTCTGCAGCGACGGCCTCAACAAGACCGCCGACGACAGCGAACTGCGCGACGTGCTCAGCCACAGCGATCCCTATGCGGTGGTCCGCAGCCTGGTCCACCTGGGCCTGACCCGCGGCGCCCCGGACAACATCACGGCCCTGGTGGTCAGGGCCTTCTGA
- the tagF gene encoding type VI secretion system-associated protein TagF, whose product MNSVGFYGKLAGRGDFVSRGLPNTFVEPWDAWLASGMRASQDELGAAWLDAYLTSPLWRFAIAPGLLGGEAVTGVVMPSIDRVGRYFPLTVACLLPANADLGGLVGGDDGWFEQVESLLLSTLEPEAEVEAFEQAVAQLPAPPCGPRIEQSLISGNLLRSEAVTPAQRLAALAQHACDGASHWWGRGSARISAGLMRYQGLPPAPAFGRFLTGEGEVIPLFPGIPG is encoded by the coding sequence TTGAACAGCGTCGGTTTCTACGGCAAGCTGGCCGGCCGCGGCGATTTCGTCAGCCGCGGCCTGCCGAACACCTTCGTCGAACCCTGGGACGCCTGGCTGGCCAGCGGCATGCGCGCCAGCCAGGACGAACTCGGCGCGGCCTGGCTCGACGCCTACCTGACCAGCCCGCTGTGGCGCTTCGCCATCGCCCCCGGCCTGCTCGGCGGCGAAGCGGTGACCGGAGTGGTGATGCCGAGCATCGACCGGGTCGGTCGCTATTTCCCGCTGACCGTCGCCTGCCTGCTACCGGCGAACGCCGACCTCGGCGGGCTGGTCGGCGGCGACGACGGCTGGTTCGAACAGGTCGAGAGCCTGCTGCTCTCCACCCTCGAACCGGAGGCCGAGGTCGAGGCCTTCGAGCAGGCGGTGGCGCAGCTCCCGGCACCGCCCTGCGGACCGCGCATCGAACAATCGCTGATCAGCGGCAACCTGCTGCGCAGCGAAGCGGTGACCCCGGCGCAGCGCCTCGCCGCGCTGGCCCAGCACGCCTGCGACGGCGCCAGCCACTGGTGGGGACGCGGCTCGGCACGGATCTCCGCCGGCCTGATGCGCTACCAGGGCCTGCCGCCGGCGCCGGCGTTCGGACGATTCCTCACCGGAGAGGGCGAGGTGATCCCGCTCTTTCCCGGCATACCCGGTTAA